A DNA window from Onthophagus taurus isolate NC chromosome 1, IU_Otau_3.0, whole genome shotgun sequence contains the following coding sequences:
- the LOC111421718 gene encoding E3 SUMO-protein ligase ZBED1-like, translated as MSSKQKSQIWQHFSEMKDNKVKCLKCGQQMSVKNKSTYSLIRHMSKKHPLVQITRQDSPIRLQQDLIASTEDQPRLTSITQKELTNVQPGSSGTSGQITNYLFRPLTMKKQKEIDRQLIAMITKEYHPFSIVEDDEFKKLIYMLNSNYKLPTRKTVSQSLIPNLYQETVDIVQGRLKRATAICLTVDGWSSRNQDSFYSVTAHYVVEEEKRTYLASDLLGCVSFADKHTGENIANKLKIILNEWEISEKITAIISDNASNMKLAIRIGGWKHWGCFAHSLNLVVQSGLKEVRVIEDKLKKIVRYFKKSTHAYSKLRETQGRMELPALKLKNDVPTRWNSTYEMMQRIITVKTALVSALAVIKSGRDVDINNIDLLSNEEWLIAEQTVNILEMFNVVTTAVSAEKEVSASCIILYYKQLMKHINSFNTADLMPEVNQMAEKLKLELHNRFSDMEDNELISQATVLDPRFKKFGFITQTSYSDAIEKICSENTTTNTMIYYIENTARYNHTSTLPESNKSCLDILWKNFDLEVQNHLTPQDTSDIVKKEMDKYLEEPLLARKDIYGVIQDPLVWWHQRKHIYPNLFQIMKKRMCVMATSVPCERIFSKAGQIVSEKREHLTTNKIAQVVFLSYNLNSRD; from the coding sequence ATGTCTTCAAAGCAAAAAAGCCAAATATGGCAGCATTTTAGCGAAATGAAAGACAATAAAGTGAAATGCTTAAAGTGCGGTCAACAGATGTCGgtgaaaaataaatcaacataTTCGTTAATTCGACACATGTCAAAAAAACATCCATTGGTGCAAATCACTCGACAGGACTCACCAATACGACTGCAGCAAGATCTCATAGCATCAACCGAAGATCAACCAAGATTAACATCAATTACACAAAAAGAACTTACAAATGTACAGCCAGGATCATCAGGTACATCAGGACAAATTACCAACTATTTATTCAGACCCCTGACAATGAAAAAACAAAAGGAAATTGATCGTCAGCTTATAGCGATGATTACAAAGGAGTATCATCCGTTTTCGATTGTAGAGGacgatgaatttaaaaaattaatttatatgttaaattcaaattacaaattacCAACTAGAAAAACGGTTTCGCAGTCGCTAATTCCCAACTTGTATCAAGAAACAGTTGATATAGTGCAAGGAAGGTTAAAGAGAGCGACTGCAATTTGTCTAACAGTAGACGGTTGGTCATCCAGGAATCAAGATAGTTTTTATAGCGTTACCGCGCATTACGTCGTTGAAGAGGAGAAACGCACATATTTAGCATCAGATTTGTTGGGATGTGTGTCATTTGCGGATAAGCACACCGGAGAGAATATcgctaataaattaaaaattatattgaatGAATGGGAGATAAGTGAGAAGATTACTGCAATCATTTCAGATAATGCATCAAACATGAAATTGGCAATACGAATTGGGGGTTGGAAGCATTGGGGTTGTTTCGCGCATTCTTTAAATCTTGTCGTGCAATCTGGCTTAAAAGAAGTACGCGTAAtagaagataaattaaaaaaaattgtaagatATTTCAAGAAAAGCACTCATGCGTATAGCAAACTAAGGGAAACGCAAGGAAGAATGGAGCTTCcagctttaaaattaaaaaatgatgtacCGACTCGTTGGAATTCAACATATGAAATGATGCAACGTATAATTACTGTGAAAACTGCTCTAGTATCAGCTTTAGCTGTCATAAAATCTGGGCGAGATGTTGATATTAACAATATAGACTTATTAAGTAATGAAGAATGGCTTATTGCTGAACAGACGGTAAACAttttagaaatgtttaatgttGTGACTACCGCTGTTAGTGCAGAAAAAGAGGTTAGTGCTTCATgcataatattatattataaacagCTAATGAAACATATAAATTCCTTTAATACGGCAGATTTAATGCCTGAAGTAAACCAAATggcagaaaaattaaaattagaattacaTAACAGGTTCAGTGATATGGAAGATAATGAGCTTATATCACAAGCAACAGTGCTTGACCcaagatttaaaaagtttgGCTTTATTACGCAAACAAGCTACAGTGACGCtattgaaaaaatatgttCTGAAAATACAACCACAAATACAATGATATATTATATTGAAAACACGGCTCGTTATAATCACACATCAACCTTACCTGAatctaataaaagttgtttagatatactatggaaaaattttgatttagaagTCCAAAATCACCTGACTCCACAGGACACAAGCgacattgttaaaaaagaaatggatAAATATCTAGAGGAACCCTTACTAGCAAGAAAAGATATTTACGGTGTGATACAAGATCCATTAGTATGGTGGCATCAGCGAAAGCACATTTatccaaatttatttcaaataatgaAGAAACGAATGTGCGTTATGGCAACATCCGTTCCTTGTGAAAGAATTTTCTCCAAAGCAGGGCAAATTGTAAGCGAAAAACGTGAGCATCTAACGACGAACAAAATAGCTCAAGTGGTATTTTTAAGCTACAACTTAAACAGTAGGGATTAG
- the LOC111422636 gene encoding uncharacterized protein yields MVLTRRLVYKEEIVGKFKSVCKMKSFVVVIFMLCFAWSQADNEGCTLLNGYLKLKEQEAFVIGEACLRIICQGNDIFSIQNGCDDTRWRGAPSEVYVKEITQIAENVRNNNACSGVNVPTRSY; encoded by the exons ATGGTTTTAACGCGAAGATTAGTATATAAAGAGGAAATTGTTGGAAAGTTTAAGTCAGTTTGCAAAATGAAATCGTTCGTGGTTGTCATTTTCATGTTGTGTTTTGCTTGGTCCCAAGCTGACAACGAag ggTGTACCTTGTTAAATGgatatttaaagttaaaagaacAGGAAGCTTTCGTAATTGGTGAAGCTTGTTTAAGAATTATATGTCAAGGAAACGATATTTTTAGCATTCAAAATGG GTGTGATGACACTCGATGGAGGGGAGCCCCATCTGAGGTGTACGTAAAAGAAATCACGCAAATTGCCGAAAATGTAAGAAATAATAACGCATGTAGCGGAGTAAATGTACCAACTCGttcttattga
- the LOC111422637 gene encoding uncharacterized protein — MKSFVLLVLVLCFAWSQGENETVGCSILNGNLVLKPNEAFEIGDACLRIICRGNDVFNIATGCEIRWRGAPSDFYKKQITQLAENVRKGYACSGVDVPTFTK; from the exons ATGAAATCGTTCGTTCTTTTGGTATTAGTGTTGTGCTTTGCTTGGTCCCAAGGCGAAAACGAAACCGTTG ggtgtagcattttaaatggaaatttagttttaaaaccaaacgAAGCATTTGAAATAGGAGACGCTTGTTTGAGAATTATATGCCGAGGAAATGATGTGTTTAATATCGCTACGGg ATGTGAAATAAGGTGGAGAGGTGCCCCATCCGATTTCTACAAGAAACAAATTACACAATTAGCTGAAAATGTAAGAAAAGGTTATGCTTGCAGCGGAGTAGATGTCCCAACTTTTAccaagtaa